The Synechococcus sp. CC9605 sequence GCGGCGAGCTGATCGGGGCCGTCACCAGGGCAACGTTGGAAAGTTTCTTGCTCTCGCTGGCCGAGGCCGAAGGTGACGTACATATCACCGCGCATGGGTGCAGAGTCTTTGCCTGAAGTGATCCCAGGTGCTTTGCTGCTGAACTTCTTGGCAGTGAAGCTTCCAGACGATGGACGCAGACCAACAGGCTGACTTGGCAGGCTGATGCGAGGTGCCACGCCATTGGCGAGGCTGCGTGTTAGCGCTGGACCTGCGCCGCGGGCACTATCACTGCCAGCAAAACTCTTTTGAAGAGCGGCCAGCATCGGGAATGCTGCTGTCGATAAATCAGCGGGAGAAGACCATGAACGGGCATACGGAACCACGTCGCTGCCGAAGACCTCGAGGTATTCAGCGGAGTCGACGATGCTGTCGACCAAGCCGTCGTGACCGTGTTCTGCCAGGAGGGAAATTTTGGCGGAGATTTCAGCCTGCGTTTCAGGCGCACGACCCAGCAGATGTTTGAAATTCAGCTCGACACCCCGCTGTGGCGCAACGCTTCTGAAGAAGCGGTCTTTGTAAAAGCTGGACTTGGCCAGGCCACGAACGAAGTCACGCACGGTCAATCGACCGTCCCGCAGCTGAGCTTCCAATTCCGAGCACCGCTCGAAATCCATCACGTGGGCGTTACCAAAAACCTGTCGATATGACGCACTGATCACGGTCTCCAAAGACGCGTCATCCTCTGGCGAGTAGCACTCGCTTGTGACGCGATGCGGGCAGTCAGCGTGACTCCGGGGACCAACCCCAATCGCCATCTGATCACAAGACTGCTTCAGAAACTCACCAATGGTGAGAGCAGCGCTTTGTTCTGCGCCTCCCTTGCGCTGGAAGCGAACGGGATCATTCCACTTGGTGGTTGCGCCGAAACCAAGGGAGGATTGGGTGCTGGCCATTGTTTTGGTGAGGGGAGAGGGGAGGTGTGAGCGTCGAGAGGAATTCGGATTTGGCCTAAGTCACCGGCGTAATGCTGGCGATTTTGCCGCCTTCGTTATGAATGCGTTTGAACTGCTCTGAGAGCTTGTCGAACGGCACGTAGAAGATGCGGTTGCTTCGGGTGTAGCGGGAAATCCGCCTGACATTGTTGGCTTTGTAGGCCGTGACCTCGACCCGATACGTGATGCCTTGGTCACCTGCGCCAACCCCTAGACGCGTGGGTGCGTCCTGAAGGTTGGTCGAGGGACGGAAACTCCAGCCAGCGGTCTCTTTGGAGGATGGGGGAACGACTGCGAGGGGTCGGTTCAGATAAGCCGAGCCACCCAGCTTGCTCCTGTTGCCAGCAAGATCACCCTTGAGGCTGCTGCTGCTGTTGCCTCGCAGCAACTGGAAGCTCCAGGTGAATTCCTGCAAGGTGGCACAGCTTTCGGTCTTCCAGCCCCGCTGATAGGGGACCGTCCACTCGCCGAAGGTGTTTTGGTATTCCTCGCTGTTCAGGAAGCTGTCGATATCAGCCTCATATCCTTGGCTGTCCAGGCGATCGGCGTGCTCACGCATTTCCGCGTAGTCAGCAGGTGCGCGACCGAGAAGATGGCGGAAGGCCAGCTCGATGTAGCGGTATCGCGAGCAGTTATCAAAGAAGCGGCTGCGGTACAGGTCGCTTTTAGCAATGCGACCCACGAGCTCACGGACGCTGATTTCACCGAGCTTGAACTGCGACTCTTCGACGATCTGCCGCTCGCTGTCCATCACGTAAGCGTTGCCAAGCACTTGCTTGTACACAGCACGGATGATCTGTTCTTTCCTGGCGTCCTCATCGCCTGGGATCAGCTCGAGAGGGGCTTCACTCTCCTCAGAGAAGCGTTCGACCCCTAGAAGCGAGGCTGGACCGAAAGGCATGAATTCACACGCAGTGGTTCGACTAATAGTCCTTCAGAAGCTCACGCTCGAAGGGCATTCTTTATAAACCTCAATCAATTGTGTCCGACTGTTGCGTCACGCACTGATTCCCGCGGCTTGACGGCGATCTCGGAGGGTTCTGTAGGAAAAGTTTGGATTCAAATGGCTCGCTTTAGGCGTCCTGCCCTTGCCCCTTGAAGAGGGACTCAAGGCTCGCCCTCGTCGTGGAGCGGGTCATCGGATTCCAGCAGTCGAGCTCTTGGACGGATCGACTGAGAAGAGCTCCAATTTGGTCCTCCAGCCCGGTGCAGAGCGAAAAGTCCGCGCCGCGAATCGATGTAACTGTTTCGAGAGCTGCTCCCTCAAGGTTGGCTCCGCGAAAATCGGCCATGTCCATCTCGCAGGTTCCGAACCTGGTCCCCCGGCACATGGCGCCGCGAAACGTGGCTGATCGCAGGTCAGCGCCTGCTAAGGAAACGCCATCGAGCAATGCTCCACTCAGATCCGAACCACTCAGATAGGCACCCATCAACACGCTCCCCCTGAGGTCCATCCCGCGCAGATCTGTGCTGTTGAGGAAAGCTCCATTCAGCTTCGCCCCCGGCCCAACGGCACCGCTTGTGTGAAGTGCAAAGCCTTCAGGCACCAGGGTGGTCTGGTCGTAACGGGCCAGGCGTAGATCAGCGCCTTCGAGTTGGCACTGGCTGAGGTTTGTGCCGCGCAGATCACAGCGACAGAGCTTGGCGTCTCTTAGGTCGAGCACACCCAAGTCCTGACCGCTCCAGTCAGCCCCTCGAGCATCGACTGGATTTTTGGCTGAGCTTGTTGCTCCGCAGGTTTCGGGTGCCTTCCACTCACGCAGATTTAGAGCCCCAGATTTGGGCATCGACATCTCAGTTGCGCAGCATCGCGACAACGATGGTAAGGAGCACCCGCACGATTTCGAATCCACCGATGGCAAACAGGCCGAGCCAGAGCTTGAGAGCGAAAGCAGGGGGTTCCTCCTTCACCCACGTGGCAGCAACCTCCAGTCGCTCTGACGGCGCGCCTTGATGGATAGGCGCCCGATCTTGAAGGGCGTCGCGCCAGTCGGTTCCGTAGCGCGGGAATTGTTGGTAGATCGGGATTTCCCCAAGGGGCCGCCCGGGCAGCATGCGCGAGCGCTGCTGCGGAACCAAGTCGTACCCGAAGCAGTTCATGTATTCGGGGCTGTCGAGCAGGGCGTCGACGAAGGCGGTAGAGCCCTTTTCGCCGATCACGATCGACCAGGCCCGGCGTTCGCCGTCGCCATGGGTCGGGCGGCCGAGCACCCGTCCCACCACCTGATCCACCATCCGGTAGTTCGAGTTGCATTGGTAGTAGCCCTGCTGGAAGCGTTCCGACAGCAGCAGGCCACGGATGAAATCCCGCACCGTGATGTTGCCGCTCCGGAGCTGTGATTCCAGGAATGGTTCGCGATCACTGCGCATCGCATGGAAGAAGACCTGGCGGTAGGCCTGTTCGATCAAGCTGTCCATCTCTGTTCTGGCGCTGTCATCGCCTGCTGCAGAGGAGGCATATGTCTGGGGCTTGATGGTGCTGTTGTCGCCGGCCAGGTTGCTAACGCGACCGTTTTGGGTGTTGAGCGGGTACCCAAGAAGCGGGATGGCCATGGGGTGCTCCGTGAGTAGAAATACTTGGGTGTAATCCTCTCTTGAGCAAAAAATTTTGGTCGTAGCGCTTATCAGCTCTTAACTGCAGATTTGTTGAGCTCGTCGTGTAAATGCTGGAAGCAGTCGCGGATCAACTGCCGGTCGTTCGATCGCGAGACCCCCTCCAGGGCCTTCTCTTTGAGCTGATCGAGGGCGATGTTCATCCCCTCGATGGGCACGTTCATTCGTCTGTACAGCTCCCGCAGGGCAGCCATGCCACTCGGGTTTGTAAAGCAGCTCTGGTTGCAGGCCACCGCATACGTGATGACGCGAAGAAAGTTCCAACAGTCGCGCCAGCAGGCCTCTGCTCTGTCTTCCGGGTGAAGAGCCCCGCCAGGTTGCACCAAATGCGGCTGGGCTTCAAGCAGATGTGCCCGTGCCTGGTTCACCAGGTGATCCGATCGGTTGATCAGGTTGTCGGCGAGCGATCCGTCAATGCCGGAGACCTGGCAGATCGTTGTGAGCTCATCGCTCGAGAGCTGGCGCCGGGCATGATCAGCACGCTCAAGAATTCTGCGCGTGGCCTGTGGCAGATCTTGGTTGAGGCTCAGTCCTTGAACCTGCGCGGTATGCACCAGGGTCTTGAAGTCGGTGTTTTCAAGGTTCAAGGGTTGACGCTGGCCACCGGCGTGGCGATCAGCCAGCCGTGGCGTTCCAGGTAAAAGGCCCACACCAGGTCGTTCCCCAACCCAGGGCAACGGCTGATGGCTGCTTCCGTGAGTTCAGTAGGTACCCCCAACTGTGTCAACAGCCAGCCGACGGCGTCTGGGCTTGAGGCTGTCGCTGTACGGATGGCAGATCCCACCACCCAGGTCAGTCGGGTGTCCTTGAGGTCTCCATTGCTTTCTTCGCAAGCCAGCAGAAGGTTGGCCGCCGTGGTGTGTTGATCAAATGTCTCCTGCCAGAGCGCGATGTTTTCATCACGGAGATTGATCCGAAAACAACCGTCTCCCACCGGTAGATCCAGCTCACCGCTGCTGCCGGCCTGGTTCTGCAGGGTGGCAATTCTCGGATCTGCTAGTGCGCTCATCGAGAAACGCCGATCAACACGAATGTAACCAGTGTCCAGGAATTTCCTCGACCCAATCAGCGGTTCGTGGGAATCGACATGGATCGGCTGTCATCCCCCAGGGCTCCTGTCAGGAGTCGTTGTTGGAGGGCGCCTCTGAGGATTTCTTTTTCAGCACACCAGTGATGGTGGCAAGAGCAAACATGGCCAGCAGAGCCAAGCCCAGGGTGAGGCTGGCGCCCTGAGCCGCTCCAGCTCCGACGGCAACGAGGATCGAATCGCTGATCAGCACACTGATCAGCAGGGCCGGAGCGAACAGACGCCAGTGGGTGCGGCTGATCCCGATGGAATAGCTGAGGAAATCAAACAGTCCGGTCATCAGCAGGCCTGTCATCAAGAAGAAGTTGCCCTCCAGCTGGTTCTTGCTGAAGCCATCGATGCGTTTCATCGCGCTGGCCCCCACCAGGCGGCTCACCGGTCCACGTCCCCAGCGGCGGGCAATGAAGAAAGCCGCGCTGCAGAACACCAGGTCCGACAGGATGATCGTGAGGTAGCCCGCTTTGAAGCCCAGCAGCGAGCCGGCCAGCAGGGAATACACCGAACTCGGCAGCGCCGGCAGGATGATGCTCACCCCCCGCAGCAGGAAAAGGCCGAGTGGGGCCCAGATGCCCATGTCATTCACGGCGCTTTGCAGCGGTGCGATGCCGTATCGCTGCAGATAAACGACGGCAACAATGAAGATGGCGACCCAGGCGCTGACCTTCAGCCCTGTCTTCAGCCTGGACATCTCTTCAATCGCTCGAAAGCCCTGGGGAATGTAGGCCAGTCGTGGCTTTTCCCAGGGCCGTGGACACGAAGCTCAGCATCGATACCATCAGCGAGATTTCTCAACACGAGGCCAGCCCGGTGACCACCACCTCCCCGCGCACCGCGTTCGAGCAACAGCTGTGCACCCACCTACTCAGCCTCAGTGAAGTGGTGGAAACGCTGGCGGATCGGTTGATGGAGCTGGAGACGCGGTTGGCCGCCGTTGAGGGCCAGCAACAGGAGGATGCTGAAATCGCCGCGGTCAGCGATGACGCCGGCGAATTGCTCCTGGCCAGCGAAGAGAAGGTGCGGATGCTTCGGGATCGTCTGAGCCCAGGCGAGGTGGTGGAGCTTCACCCTGATTCCCACGCCGAGGAAGCTCCAGCAGACGAAGATCACGACATCTCAGAAGCTCTTGAAATGGCGAGGGACGACGACCGCGTCGAGGACGAGGCCTTCAGTGACGAGACCCTCAGCGATGACACGGAATATGTGGATGATCCCCAGATCGATCTGCTCTCCGCCTGATCAGGCCAGTTCCAGCAGCCTGATCCGGAAGGCGGCCACCTGGCGTGCCATGTCAGGGGAACTGATCAGAAAGGGGTGATCGGCCATCGCCTGGAGCACGGCTTCGAGATGCTCTTCCTGGCTGAGTTCAGTCTTGTTTCTGTCTCGCAGTTGCTTCCAGGTGCGGTCGAACACCATGGCAAAACTGTCGGCGTTGTCGAAAACGCGGTCTGTGCCTGCATCTGGGGAGATGAATGACACGGCAGTTTTGGCATCAATGTGATGCCAGGACCCAGATTTGAACTGGGGACACGGCGATTTTCAGTCGCCTGCTCTACCAACTGAGCTATCCCGGCGCGCCGCCGAAGCGACAACGGAATCTTAAATCACCGCCTGCGCTCTCTTGCGGGGGTTCGTCCCAGGCAGATCAATCCAGCCACGTGGTGACCAGCAGCTTCAGGGCCTGACCGGCAGCCAAAGCGGTGGACCCGGTCGTGAGGGGTGCTGTTTAGTACCAGCCACGAATGGACACCGCTACAGAACAGGTCATGACCCTCAAGGTGAGGGGAGATGCCGCTCAGCAGCTGCAAGAAATGGCGGAGAAGGGTCTGCAGGGGCCGCGGGATGTGATGCAACGGAAGGCATCGCGGATGTTCAACAAGGTGCGGCAGGCGGGCTGCTCGAGCGTGGGGCAGTACTAGCAGCGCCGTTCGGAGCGGTTTGGGCCATGGGGTGATCGGCATCAGTACCGGCGTGATTCATGGGGCCGGATGGTGAATGGATTGGGGCAACCGGTGGAGATGCGGAATGGGAAGTATGAGGTGGAAAAGGTTGGGTTTAGTGGTGTTTGAAGAGCACGGATCTGCGGAGTTAATTGAGGAGATTCAGCGAGCTAAGCGCGCGGTTGCGGAGCGAGATTCGGTCTAACCCTTTTGGGGGATGAAGCCCGCTGAATAAATCCCTCAGATGGGGGAGGTGAATTTCAGCTGGAACGGAGATAGTGTGTTCACGGGGGGAGAGCCTCTAAAAGTAGTTATTGCAGCGTGTTTGAGCACCTGTGAGCAAACTCACAGCCCTGCATGAGGCAGGTCATCAACTGGATCTGTGATTCCGGAGATGGTGTGTACGTCGGAGGGGACAGCCCGACGACATCACTTACAACTCCAACAAACCAATGAACTACGAACTGACTCTTGACCAGCTGCAATCTATTAGCGGTGCAGGAACAGAAACCCACTGGCGCCAAAAAATGCGTAATGCAAAACGTTCCAACAATCTCAAGCAACTAGCAGATTCTGGCGAGCTTGTTAAGAAGATGAAGTATATCCCTGGTGAGATGTATCGTTTTATTCCAGGAGATATGTATTGATAAATAATCTCCAAAATTACAGGGACTTGTCTATTTGGCGGGGCAATTTTATTGAAGATCATGTGACCTAAGCCACTGGGCCCACCCCTAGGGACGCTTGAGCAACATCACAGCTGTCCCTGGCTCAGATCATCATCGAGATCAGTCACACCGGTCATTATGGATTCATTCAACGCCGAGAAGCACGACGCCATTACTAACTGAAAGCAATACAAGACCCTTTGGGGGAAAGCAGGGGGCGTTGTTGTTGCTATCCATCTCACGACAGAACCTCACACACACACTTCACCCCGTCAGCAATGGCGGGGTTTTTGCTGAGATTTTGTTTATTAGCGCCAACTAAAATTAAGGGGTCTATCCGGGACATTGAAGCCCGCAAAAAGGATGACCAAAACTGAAATTGAATTGTTGGTAAAAGCCTTTCAGGTGGCGGGAATCGATGCCAGCAAGATTGCTCCAGCTAACCTATTCGAAAAGTCTGGAAAGGTGGCTGACATGCTGCAGGTTGCAGTAGCTGAGATCGATCCATTACAAGCTGCTGAGTGGCGAATTGCAGCCGATGGTGGACTTTCCGTTGCGACCTTGGCTGAATTGGAATCAGGCCAAGAGTTGAGTCAACAGGCGCAACGTGATCTGTGGAATCACTATCCGCAATTTGTTGCTGACCGTCAGCAGGAAGCAGCAAGGGTTGAAGCACAACAGCTGGCGTGGCTGGACAAGGAGGCGGATAAAGCCCGGCGTGCGAGGGAAGGCGATGAAGCCGTTGATTTCCAGAACGCGAAGGCACAAGCGGCAGCAGAGGCACGGGCTGCATCGGCGAAACATGCAGCGGACATGCAGCGCCGCATTGATGAAAAGCGTTCTGCCGATGCCCGGATGGCGGGAGTGATGACCAATGGTTGATGCAGCATTGGCCCGCGCCCGCAAGAGGGCATTAGGGGGTGTCCAGAAAGTGGACGCCACAGCATCGGCCCGGCCAGCCGGGTCGTCACCAACGACCGTCAGCGGGGAGACGGTGCGACTCCAGACCGGTGAAACGGTCCCCGTCGAGTTCTACGACTTGGCACCCACTGACCAGCGACGAATGCTGGAGATCGTCCGGGGACAGGAGACCAAAAAGGCAGACGGCAACGCTGCGTTGACGGCGGTGAACACGCTGCTGGATTTGCGGGCGCAGGACAACAAAAGGGTGCGGTCATTGGAGGCGCAGCTGAGCACCGCATTGGCAGTGATCGAAGCGATGCAAAAGCGCATGGATTCGATGGATCTGCAGGTGCAGGCGGACAAAAGCACTGCCTTGTTGGAACAGGAGGCGGGGATTGCGGCGGCGGTGACCGGATTGAGCGCCATTCGCGCCGAGGCGGGCCAAGAAGCGGCCCAGCACCAGGCTGAGCGTGAAGCTGCAGCAGTGGAGCACCGCCAGCAGCTGGAGGCGCAGGCCGTTGCCATCGAGGCCTTGCAGGGATCGGTGAAGAGCACCACCGAGCTGATGGGTGAGCGCAGCAATGCGGTGGTGGCCGCAGTGGCCGATGCAGAGGGCCGCCAGGCCCGTCTGGGGGTGCAGCTGCAGGAGCTGGAGGGCAAGACCAACGCGTGGACCGATCCGATCACCCGGAGTGAGGTCACGGCGATGGCGACTGATCTGGTCTGGTGGCCGTCCAATGGCGTGATCAGGTGCCGGCGATTGTTGATGCGGTGCTGGCGGAGCTGGCCGATCAATTCCCTGCGGGGCTCGGCGCCCAGAGAGTTGACCCAGTACGTACGAGGCAACTTCGATCTCACGCGGCCAATTTCACCGATCGCGCTCAGGGAGGGCCTGCCCGATGACGGTCGAAGAGCTGCGGGAGGAGCTGGATCAGGCCAAGGGTCTGCTGCGGGCGATGACCTGGGTCTCCTGGAGAGGGGATGTGAACGCCGGCATGGTCAGCTGCAACCACCAGCTGATCAAGGTCGAACGGCTCCAGATCGAGCTGAATAAGGCCCTGAAGGCGGAGGTCGGCGGATGAGTTGGCTGCCGGTTCACGGTTGCGCGCTGCCGCTGCCGAAGCGGAACCACGCCAAGTGCGGCGTCCGCCAGCACGGATTAAAACCTTCGCCGCTGTTCAAGGCACTGGGGAGCCGGCCCCATTTGATGTGGATCTATCGATCAGCACCGATCGACGGCGGCGCCG is a genomic window containing:
- a CDS encoding phycobilisome polypeptide, with the translated sequence MGLLPGTPRLADRHAGGQRQPLNLENTDFKTLVHTAQVQGLSLNQDLPQATRRILERADHARRQLSSDELTTICQVSGIDGSLADNLINRSDHLVNQARAHLLEAQPHLVQPGGALHPEDRAEACWRDCWNFLRVITYAVACNQSCFTNPSGMAALRELYRRMNVPIEGMNIALDQLKEKALEGVSRSNDRQLIRDCFQHLHDELNKSAVKS
- a CDS encoding phycobilisome linker polypeptide; this translates as MPFGPASLLGVERFSEESEAPLELIPGDEDARKEQIIRAVYKQVLGNAYVMDSERQIVEESQFKLGEISVRELVGRIAKSDLYRSRFFDNCSRYRYIELAFRHLLGRAPADYAEMREHADRLDSQGYEADIDSFLNSEEYQNTFGEWTVPYQRGWKTESCATLQEFTWSFQLLRGNSSSSLKGDLAGNRSKLGGSAYLNRPLAVVPPSSKETAGWSFRPSTNLQDAPTRLGVGAGDQGITYRVEVTAYKANNVRRISRYTRSNRIFYVPFDKLSEQFKRIHNEGGKIASITPVT
- a CDS encoding phycobilisome rod-core linker polypeptide, with the translated sequence MASTQSSLGFGATTKWNDPVRFQRKGGAEQSAALTIGEFLKQSCDQMAIGVGPRSHADCPHRVTSECYSPEDDASLETVISASYRQVFGNAHVMDFERCSELEAQLRDGRLTVRDFVRGLAKSSFYKDRFFRSVAPQRGVELNFKHLLGRAPETQAEISAKISLLAEHGHDGLVDSIVDSAEYLEVFGSDVVPYARSWSSPADLSTAAFPMLAALQKSFAGSDSARGAGPALTRSLANGVAPRISLPSQPVGLRPSSGSFTAKKFSSKAPGITSGKDSAPMRGDMYVTFGLGQREQETFQRCPGDGPDQLAALIRSTYKQVMGNPHLMEFERVISAESKFIDGYLSTREFVRAVGLSAEYKRRFFETSAPYRFIELNFKHFLGRAPRSQAEISEHTKILAEGGYEAEISSYVDSQEYQNTFGEDTVPFARILTESGRSQVDFNRQLSLAEGYAASDTVLGSSALVSSVATGLAPSGWSKTTSRANRTGTQSGAADPTKKRYRIVVASQAARSRQRTAGNSYVVSGKDMSSQMKYIHARGGKIVSITEVM
- a CDS encoding TVP38/TMEM64 family protein, whose amino-acid sequence is MSRLKTGLKVSAWVAIFIVAVVYLQRYGIAPLQSAVNDMGIWAPLGLFLLRGVSIILPALPSSVYSLLAGSLLGFKAGYLTIILSDLVFCSAAFFIARRWGRGPVSRLVGASAMKRIDGFSKNQLEGNFFLMTGLLMTGLFDFLSYSIGISRTHWRLFAPALLISVLISDSILVAVGAGAAQGASLTLGLALLAMFALATITGVLKKKSSEAPSNNDS
- a CDS encoding phycobilisome rod-core linker polypeptide — encoded protein: MAIPLLGYPLNTQNGRVSNLAGDNSTIKPQTYASSAAGDDSARTEMDSLIEQAYRQVFFHAMRSDREPFLESQLRSGNITVRDFIRGLLLSERFQQGYYQCNSNYRMVDQVVGRVLGRPTHGDGERRAWSIVIGEKGSTAFVDALLDSPEYMNCFGYDLVPQQRSRMLPGRPLGEIPIYQQFPRYGTDWRDALQDRAPIHQGAPSERLEVAATWVKEEPPAFALKLWLGLFAIGGFEIVRVLLTIVVAMLRN
- a CDS encoding CCRG-2 family RiPP, yielding MNYELTLDQLQSISGAGTETHWRQKMRNAKRSNNLKQLADSGELVKKMKYIPGEMYRFIPGDMY
- a CDS encoding pentapeptide repeat-containing protein, giving the protein MSMPKSGALNLREWKAPETCGATSSAKNPVDARGADWSGQDLGVLDLRDAKLCRCDLRGTNLSQCQLEGADLRLARYDQTTLVPEGFALHTSGAVGPGAKLNGAFLNSTDLRGMDLRGSVLMGAYLSGSDLSGALLDGVSLAGADLRSATFRGAMCRGTRFGTCEMDMADFRGANLEGAALETVTSIRGADFSLCTGLEDQIGALLSRSVQELDCWNPMTRSTTRASLESLFKGQGQDA